Proteins encoded by one window of Castor canadensis chromosome 2, mCasCan1.hap1v2, whole genome shotgun sequence:
- the Stmp1 gene encoding short transmembrane mitochondrial protein 1: MLQFLLGFTFGNVVGMYLAQNYDIPNLAKKVEEIKKDLEAKKKPPSS, translated from the exons CTTGGATTTACCTTTGGCAACGTGGTTGGTATGTACCTGGCTCAGAACTATGAC attccaAACCTGGCTAAAAAAGTTGAAGAGATTAAAAAGGACTTGGAAGCCAAGAAGAAACCCCCTAGTTCCTAA